In Aspergillus fumigatus Af293 chromosome 4, whole genome shotgun sequence, one genomic interval encodes:
- a CDS encoding aldo/keto reductase produces the protein MASNNEMEYVRLGNSGLKISKIILGAMSYGSKKWQDWVLDEDEALPLIEHAYKRGINTWDTADTYSHGLSEEILGKALKKYSIPRHRVVILTKCYFGVTDEPNDGKLPPISACNRNDGDWVNRVGLSRKHIFDAVDASVKRLGTYIDVLQIHRLDRETPREEIMKALNDVVESGKVRYIGASTMAAWEFQTLQNIAARNGWHQFISMQNYHNLLAREEEREMIPYCLDSGVGLIPWSPMARGVLARPWGSRSSVRENTDATLQLLVRSRETEADKAIVERVEEIAKKKKNISMAQVAIAWVLSHPKENPILGLSSKERIDEAVAAIKVQLTPEEIKYLEEPYRPKALTALER, from the exons ATGGCTTCCAACAATGAGATGGAATATGTCCG GCTGGGCAACTCCGGCCTGAAGATCTCCAAGATCATCCTAGGAGCCATGTCCTATGGCTCCAAAAAGTGGCAGGATTGGGtcctcgacgaagacgaggccCTTCCTCTGATTGAGCATGCCTACAAACGCGGCATCAATACATGGGACACG GCCGACACATACTCCCATGGCCTCTCGGAAGAGATCCTCGGCAAGGCTCTGAAAAAGTACTCCATCCCCCGACACAGAGTCGTCATCCTAACCAAATGCTACTTTGGCGTCACCGACGAACCCAACGATGGCAAACTGCCTCCTATCTCGGCCTGCAACCGAAACGACGGCGACTGGGTGAACCGCGTGGGACTCTCCCGCAAGCACATCTTCGATGCGGTCGATGCCTCCGTCAAGCGGCTGGGCACGTACATCGATGTGCTGCAGATCCACCGTCTGGATCGGGAGACCCCCCGCGAGGAAATCATGAAGGCTCTCAACGATGTGGTTGAGAGCGGGAAGGTTCGATACATCGGCGCCAGCACG ATGGCCGCTTGGGAATTCCAAACCCTCCAGAATATCGCCGCCCGCAACGGCTGGCACCAGTTCATCTCCATGCAGAACTACCACAACCTCCTCGCCCGCGAGGAAGAACGCGAGATGATCCCGTACTGCCTCGACTCCGGCGTCGGTCTGATCCCCTGGTCGCCGATGGCACGCGGTGTCCTGGCCCGACCTTGGGGCTCCCGCTCCTCCGTCCGTGAGAACACCGACGCGACGCTACAGCTGCTGGTCCGCAGCCGTGAGACCGAAGCTGACAAGGCGATCGTCGAGCGGGTCGAGGAGAtcgcgaagaagaagaagaatatctcCATGGCGCAGGTCGCCATTGCTTGGGTGTTAAGTCATCCCAAGGAAAACCCGATTCTGGGTCTGTCGAGCAAGGAGCGAATCGACGAGGCGGTTGCCGCTATCAAGGTGCAGCTGACGCCGGAGGAGATCAAGTACCTCGAGGAACCTTATCGCCCCAAGGCGCTTACAGCACTGGAGCGGTGA